The region taaattttttccgGTGAATAACCGTACCGAACAATGAACTTTTAGTtcggttcaatttttaaatgCATATACACGATAGTTAGGGTCACATTAAATGTGACGCTGCCCCACCCACCACCCAAAATTGTGGGTCTCCATTTTATTTAGTTATAGAATTTATTGCTCCACTTTAATCCAATCATTCAAACCTACAATACATCTAAAAATCAACCATTCTTAAGAACCTTTTTCAACAACTACATAATCCACTTCCATAGCTCTTCTTCCTTCAGTTCAATATTCAACCATTCCATGATTCACCAAAACATTCTGAAAACAAATTTCATCATTCTTGATACTTTCTTGAATTCGTCGGATTTTAATTTGAGAACGTTTTTAGGCGGAATTGAACTAACGACATAGCAGATGCAATATTCTcgacgcttataccatttgataTATAGCAAGTTTTTTGGATATTCTTCTTAATTAAGACTCATATCAGAATTTTGATGTTTAAAGATTTTCACCAACAAGCTGAGCTGCAAATcaggtgatttttttttctttcaaaattttggattttttttctttattgacGAAAAATGTAAGCAATTCAGACCACCTTGATTTTAATTCTCCGAcaataaaaatagtataaactGAATTTTGTTTTCAGGAACGGAAGCACCAAGTAGATTAATTCATCTTGGTTCACTATCAGAGGTCTCATTCTCACATAATATACACATCAGCATCCGCGTTTAATGACGTCACTATTACATATCATTGACCAAGTCTTATTCAATACTCTTAAATCTTAAttaaaagcaataaaaaaataaaagtaatttgaaatttgaaatgaGTGATGCATCATGGTGGGGTGGGGAGATTagtaattatttcttttttttaatctgtcaaatataaattttaattaagtgggtcataattaaaatatatcatcTTACGtcttgtttattattttaatgtacACTTATTTATTGGAACTAATACCATATCTTATTCTGTAATGGCAAGTAAATCAATAGTGTTTAAACTTGTTAGATTATAGATTATCTTCATGATAAAATAATACAGATAATCACTTCCACATGGGCACCCATTTTAATACTAGTGATGACTAgatatacaaatttaattaaattcttaatcAGTAGACcatcaatattttaattaatgtcCTACTCATACTAATACTATACTTATTTTAATGTAATAGTGGATTtgctaatattatttatttgaatattcagaacttgatttggtttgatatattattattgttgtgagaataattatttttattcatcaGATCTTAAGAATAACATATAATTAACTTCATGATAGTCTGTTGAccaatttcaaatatataatactTGAAAACTAATTTGAAATATAGAGAAGATGAAAACATAGCCGATAAAAAAATGTTCATTTTCTAAATAGCGAAAGCGATATTTACaaattacatatataaattttactGTCTTATAACAAGACACGGCATTATTGAATTGAGTCtagtttaaagaaaaaataagcTAAATTTTGTTACAGTTatagatattttttatatttcggtcatcattatttttattttatttgtttaattttactttcctttgttctaaaattaaaagttattatCACAATTCGAATCAATAATTATTTGCAAGTTGAAGTGCCATATAAATTTTTTGTCATCTATATAAGACAATAATTAGCCAGAATTCAGCCtattgttgaaaaaataaatatcggATTGTCAAAAAACTATAGCTCAATAACCGcaaaatatgtatatttaaatttttaaagtacAAAATGCCATAGAATAACATAAATCATTTGGCTTGCATTTCGAAAGAATAATTGTAACATCCATTCCAAATTTCAAGGGTTCCTTAACAAATACTTCACCCCAATGAACACTATTTCTATACATACCTTCTAAACAGGAATTTCCTGACGTAAAGATTTCTCTGAGGGTGACTTAAATGTCTCAGGAAACAGCTGCCTAATTCTAAGTTGTAACAAAGGGCAAAAATATAAATCCAAAGAGAAAATAAACTTCGAATGTCGTCTGTTAATCAAGGCGGTCCGGTTCAGGTtagattattaatcagaatgtGTGGAAGATGACACATTATTTGTCAACTCGGCGATTTGCTTCTCCTGCTGTTTCTTGAGATATCTCTGAGCAGTGGCGTTCACAATTTTGAAAAAGAAGTTCAACAGCATAAGCCACACGATCGTGTTCCACATTGCAGCGAACGACAAATCCCATTTTTTCACCTGCGAgggaaaaaattcaatttagaaCAAAGACTGGCAGTGTGAGCTCAAATTAGATTTGTGCAAGTGTGGAAACAAAATAAGACACTAACAaaaaatttgcattttttatttcaaacttGAACATTGTGTTGTTTATGAACGTAAAACTGTACTGAACGTGTAATAGTTGTTCGAGAGAACCTTGTTATTTGATGGCAGAGGTAGTGCAGGGGCCatgtatttttctttaattgtaCGCAACTTTGCTGTGACGTTGGGTAGCACAGAAGCGAGACCAGGGACAAAGCTAAGTACCCAAATGCACTCATTCTCTATCCAGTCGAGGAGTTGATTATTGCAAACAGAGATGATGAAAACCGTCTGCCGGGAATACATAAAACAATGAATATTagcacataaaaaaaaaaactggacACCTTCTATCAACATTTAAAAATGCAGCATCAAGTTCAATTGTTATTACCCTTTCACCACAATCACAGCAACAGAGGATCGAAAGCAAGAGCGTAATTGTCTAAGCAATACAGGTTAATTTCGGCCATCCAACTTggcaaaaaagataaaacaattCCAAGTTGGCGATTTTGGACAAAACACCTACAGCTTGTTAATTATTAGTGAATGACATCAGATTAGGGTGTAAACTGACCAAAATTGACAAGTTGTAGGTTCTTTTGTCCAAAACCTCAGACTTGGATTCTTTTGGTCTTATGTGCTAAGTTGGAGGGGCGAAATGAACCTTTGTTTGTCTAAGCAGCAAAAGCTAATCTAACCATTCAAATGACCAATGcataaatttttagaaaaattagaaACCTGTATATGAGTTTTGATAATCGCCTTTCCTATCAAAGTTGCAAGGAAAAACTTCCAAAATGAAATCCCGAATTGTCCACACATAATGCCAGCAAGGTCAAACAGGGGATTTGGCACCTGAGAGATGATTACAGTTTATCAGCAACACATATGTATAATAAATACAACATGAATCAATCACACGTAATACGGGAATCAAACTAACCGAAGCAAGTACTAGTATTGTGATGAAGTTTAAATGTTGAGAATGTGACAGAAGCCAGCGTTTGATTGCATTAAGGTGTGAAGCTATGAATCCACTGTCTTCAGATGAGGAAGTATTTAATTCTTCCATTGCATCCACTTTGCTTCCCGATAAGCTTGCTGTATAAAATGTGCATGTTATTGCATGATGGAACTAATAATCAAGCCACTTCTATAAATGTACATTTTCTTTCTTTGCAAACTTATTTGATAGTGAAAATTTAAAGACGGAATGAAGAAAAAAcaattttcatcttttaaagATCAGCAATACACTCAATTAGACAGCAGTAAATTAATATTCACTAGAATCACTATTGTATATGCACAGAAGCATATTAGAATAAGCATCTATTTTATGCTTTGTTGGTCTCAACACCACACTTCAATAAAAAAACAGCTAAAGGGGAAGTGTCAATACTTTACATAAGATGATACTACTTTACATAAGATGATACTAATTTACATAAAATGATACTAATTTATCTTATTGTACATTGCTTCCGGGATACATTGGTACCAAACGTCAATAAAAGAACAGCTAAAGTAGGGGAAGTGTCAATACTTCACATAAGATGATACTAATATATCTTATTGTACATTGCCTCCGGGATACATTGGTTGTAGGTATACTACATTGCATGGAAACGGAAATGGAAATAGACAAAAAAGTGGAAACCGCGaaatgaatttctaaaaagtaaaagaaaCAGATATGTGGGcgaaacatataaaaataaataatttaggaATATATctatagatattaaaaataaaaattttgtttaaatataaatatatatatatatatatatatatatatatatatatatatatatatatatatatatatatatatttaaatatcaaattttatttacaaaaagaatatttcatgcaaataaattgttatatatttatgacaattaataaaataaattatttgactataatcaaaatttaagtccataacaaataataacgTGGATGATAAAGATTATATATTTAGAGGGTAACGTGAGAAATAAGGTGAAATAAGATTTATGGAAGactaaatagttttttttttttaattgtaagtAACTCTTTAGATGTTTTTTAGAAACCGAGcatctaatttttattataaacaaaaatggTCCTGAAAAATTTCACATGAGTTTCTAGAAGTTTCTGAAACGGAAATGTTTTTGAAATGAGAAAACGCAGCTTCCTCAAGATTTCCATACATGAGTTCCTTAGCATTAGTACATGCGCGGGACTGAAGATTCCAAAAAAGAAATCCATCCTTCAGTATTTTTATTGTCGGTAAGGGCAGTTAGATAAACATGCTAGTATGTAGCAACCTTTTCAAAATCTATCAGTAATACTTATATATTCTATTACAGATGTCAGATGCCATACCCATATTGAAGTAACTTGCCAAACGAAGATAAAAGGATGCAGAGATGAAGATGACCTAAAATCATCTTCAGGAAAACAGTTTCAGAACAACCTATGACACTTTGATTCTATTGGACAATAAGAAAATCCAAGGGGCTTCAAAACCAGAAGATATATGAAAATCTCACTCTTACAGTAAGAATCAACCTTAGGACGTCGAATATTTGCCAAAAGAAACCAAATCAAGGCTTCTATTCCTATAAAGTATGAAGTCCGCCTCTTTGAACAATTTTCAACAGCTATGTAATGCAATTCTAAAAAGATGATCCAGAACATGATGCAAGAAGCATACCTGCCCTTGAGATGAAATAAGGAGGAAGCTCTCCAAGAGCAGTCCCAACTCCCCATAGAATAGCTTCTATCTGGACCTGTGGCAAAATGCTGCTAAGTGGAATCCGCAACCCATTAGCTGATGGGAACACTGGGTCTCCAAATTCATGGCAATCTTTGTCGAGCCATGAGGGCCCTCTTTTAAGCTGTATGGTATCATATACAGCGCTTTTTAAGTCAACTCGGCCGCATTGCATTGCTTTTAATGTGAACAATGCGATGTGCGGACCAAGATAAAGAACAAAAGTGTGCAAACCAGACCCTGAAATGCGAAGAGAGAGACAGAGCAAGATTAGGAGAAACAGATCCTAGATTTATGATAGGAATACAAGTGCTTATAAAACTAGTATGTCGATcactttaatcaccaaaaactTTATTTGACACGAAAACCACATAATTGAATCCAAAAGCCAGCATTAAACTAATCTATCAATAATTCTTTGCAAGTACAATATGCATAAAGTAATAAACCGTGCAGCATGAGATTCACAACTGAGCAAGACTATTAAGATAACTCATTGgattattatgttttaatgtAGAATTTAAGAACCTCAGAttgcaaattttattttgcattaAATTTTTGTTCTATCATGGACAGGGACACCGTAGAAAAAAGGCTAACATGGAACATTTCGACCACTATTCCTCCGATGTAGATATGAATATGCTGTAACAGTAATTGCATACTTAATGTTCATTTTAATAACTTCCATcagaaaaaaatcaattgaaaacATACAAAGTAATACCCCACACCAGCTCTTTGCACATAAGCATTATTTTCAGAACAAAATGCCAAGACTGATAGTTGAGTTGAGTAAACCATATTCAAGAGCCGGCAAGCCTACTTGGCATTAAATTATTGAGCATGATAGAAACACTTTCTAGTCAGGGGAAATTATCTAACAGTGAAACCAAAAATTATATCCGAACTTTTAAAAATGCATATCTCTAGAGAAACTTTTGCCAAGTCCCAACATAGAATCTAGACATTCATCCAAACTATTTCTGCTTACCAAGACCAATGGAAGATGCAACACCAAGGGCAACCCACCACAATCCAAACCGCCAGTAATGAGAAAGTTCTTCCATATGCTGCACGAGCATGCAGAAAAAAGTAAGCACCAATTATGATATATGCATAGAAAGTGTTTAGTACAACAAAAGGATAAAAACATTGTGTACATCTTATTAACAAATGTGGTTAGAAGATTAAATCATTTTGTAATTGAATCATCTATAGCAAACTACAAAAGAGCCTCTTAAACATTTCGATATAAATACATGTTGTGCTTTCACAAAAACATAATAAAGCCTAAGACAATTAGCGACTGCAATACCTTCTCATGAGGCCCGTCAATGGTCACAAGAAGAATCCCAATCGCTGCCACAATGATGCTTAAGAGCATTAGCCAACCACCTTTTGCCAAAAGATACGATACTGATCGCTTAAAATACAGAGCCATAGCAAAAATAAAGAACTTCATTGTTTTAAAAGGTTGCGTTGTCAGTGTCAAGTTTTCTAGCTCTAATTGATGCCTCTCTTGAACACCTACAAAATATACAACAATGTCAGCCATTCATTCAAATCAAATCTATATACTTCATGTCGTTTAACCAAATGTCCATACATTCAAACCATGCAACAGTAATATACAATTCCAAGAAGCACATTATCATCAAGAGCTCAACTATCTTATATGACAATCAAAAGTGCTGAAatcattaaaatttagtaattaacTCGATAATAACCTCCATAAGACGAGATGAATCAAACAACAAAACTATCACCAGAACATAAACACCAACAAACCTAATTCCTTCTCCAAGTATGCACACATGACTTAGAATTATCTTTTCTTCTAATTATTAAACTCTTCAGACAACAATGTTAACAACTAATAAACGTCCTAAGCCATAAAAATGCCTGCTTTAAGATACCCACAAGCTACCTCAAGCTAAAGCAGCAATCACAATACAATTCAAAATATATCCAACAGTCTAAAATACAGATTCAATGAAACAAATCAACCcgaattcaaaattcaaaaaagatcCAAACTTGTTTAATAAAATTCCAAAAACACAACAAATTTAAAGccaaaaacataaattaacaaaagaaaaaaatcatataaaacagATCAAAAGTGAAGGGCTTACCTGAAATATCCATAATTtcagaagaggaagaagaaattGCTCCTTTGCCTGACCCCATTAAAAAAACATACTAATAAACAAGATTAAAATCTAATCTCTTTTACTTTATCTatgaacttttaaataaaaatactaaaatttgttttttagatcaaaaaacacaaaataaagctcaaattattaaaaactgaagcGAAAATTAAGAGGGGAAGAGAGTTTGCGTGGAGATCTCGCAGTGGGAGGAGATTTTAtagctctctctctctctctaagttttttttagagtttcgtgagagaaaataaaagaagtGAAAGTGTTTGGATTGCGCCTTAaataatttggtttggtttggtttttctgttaaattttgataatttgagaTTAGTTTGATGAATACCCAGAATTTCAGCATTTATtgattttggattttgttttgtaatttctgTTCCGTCTAATAATTCTTAactccttttatttatttattttgcttgagttttatttattgattggttagtTTTTAATCATTATTAATTGGTCtgatagtaaaataaatttaaatttttacaagttgtgatgttttatctttttttaatttttataataatattcaaattttattattttttgcaatactagtcaatttttgtttaattaatttagttgtttcaaattttagttgaattaataaattaactatgttataatttttttaatttttaattaattaagattgtctatttttaggtcaattgatgataatttttttaatttcaaatcaatttaGGACAAATTGAGTCATTCTATTTATGAACTTGTCATTTTGTGTAATTGTTGcttagtatattttaaaataaaaaatattttttttattaaaatgactAAATGTGAGTTAGTTGATCCTGAAAAAATCGGGATGACCCTTTGCTCATCTCTCTAATGTATTTTACTATTTTGTAAGAGTTGTTAAATTCGTGCATCTATGTCTATCCCTTATGAAATATAAGCAATTATAAATCGAAAGACCCAAttggattaaaatgaaatttaaggACCCTATTAAAGGAAATGGGGAAGTAATGTAACCTATTGATGATTTTAGTTTTGTTGCATTTCTCAACAATTTTTagtcattaatttttatttttcaatttttttttataattatccataataaattttacataaaaGAGTGTACACAAGTTAATTcgagtcaatttaatatatttatagattCAAGTTCAACTtagttttaaactttaaaactcaactacataaaatatttgatatatttaaatttgagtAAGCTACCTAAATTAAAtgtgagtgtttatcccatacattggttgtgccatgttatatttataacaaGCAAATGAGTATTTAcaatagaaatttttttaattactttttaattttttattattaatttttccatGTAATTAACGCTTTATTGATTTGTTGCAGAGATAAATACTGCGCAACGGTTGCgtgtaataatttttcattaaaagtTCATTGTGCAAGTCAAATTTCAATTCTTTGATTTTGTCCAAATTAAAGAGGGTTTGCAAAAGTAAAACTTTTAAGATCCTCCAAATTATCAGCATCTGCATTTATAgtgttaaaatcaaattaaggGTCAGCACCAACAACTAAATCCGTCCTGATGGCGAAGGCCAAAAAAGAGGTATAATATCTAAAATTAGCTCTTAACCTAAGAAGCATGGAAACTTCGataaagttgcgtttcccgtttcggaaacgtttcggaaaccggaaacttttagacacccgtacgaaacgtttcgggccgtttccgtaaataataaaaattaaaaatttgtaaaaaaattaaaattattagccacaaataaaaaaatctaacttgttatccataaattttacatttgcattacccacaatacatcaaatatacttatttgtgttgaattatattatatttttttatatatttataaaattttaaatattagtatattaaaatgaattattttgttaattatcataaatatttagataatatttttataaatatatccctatatttttgttatttgcacgtctcccccacgtttcgtgtccttcattttgaaaaactttcgtttccccgtgtccgtttcgtatcgtttccgtttcccgtttccgtttccgtgctacatagctcTTAACTAGTCAACACCGAAGGCTAACATGCCATATCTATATgctttataattatatctaatcTAATGGTGTGTGTGTTTTCCCGTTTTGATAATTAAGAGAAAAGAGCGCTTgtcgaaaaaattaaatatacagcataatattaataaaatattgtcaAAACGTTTATACTATTTGAACATCATCTTATTAGTATTTAATGGTTTTCAGTATGCTTTAATCAATTGTTCTCTAATCcaataaaaaatgtgaaataatatatttaattttcaatattgttttccttAATCCTTACGCCGAGTAATATGACATCATCTTTCAAACTCAACACTTAAAAGTGTGAAAATATGTGCATATtctaaagatttttttttcttttagaatGATAAACTAacatttttggtttttgatttctcatttattgttattttaataagactttatacaaattttaaaaattaaaacaattatatttttttcattgatgaaaaaaattacattttgaaaaaaaaaaagttttcttttaatatgagaaaatattattttttaatttatcctcTTTATAAATGTGATATGCACATGACACATTAATTTCCATATTTTCCTTAAcattttagtattattatagaatatatattttacatgactaaataaaaaatattttaattccttGAAAACATTTTTCAAAGAAATATTCGATAGATGAAAAAATCAAGGTTTTTGGGGTTGGCATTATTTATTTGGGGAAGATCATGTGTACAATGCACATGCAAAAGATATAAATGGAGTATTATGAACTAATAAGAATGATTAAACGTAATAAATTATAGACCTAATGACAGGAGTTATCAACTAAATAAACTGAAGGCCAAACCCATCCTCAGGTCCCTCtactcttcacttttttttcattaattccTTTTACTTCATTTTCTCCTTATCGAATCCCTTTACTTTCGTTTTCGTTGTTATTACACCCTTTTATGGATGGAACTCAGAGAGTGCAACACACTCTCCGTTACTGAGAGTGgcgaaaaataaaaatgacattttaaccttaaaaataaaataaaaatacattaaaccTATTGTATTTAGCCTATAATACAATAAAACCCTTGTACTTatcatacaaaacaaatcaaatccaaactttaaactaaattaatcaataaaataattaactcgaaatttgattttttttttaaataaaatttagtttcgTTACCctcatataaattttatttaattaaattaaatttcaatttatttttttttaaaaaaaatcaataccaaaaaaaattatgccg is a window of Mercurialis annua linkage group LG2, ddMerAnnu1.2, whole genome shotgun sequence DNA encoding:
- the LOC126669257 gene encoding vacuole membrane protein KMS1; the encoded protein is MGSGKGAISSSSSEIMDISGVQERHQLELENLTLTTQPFKTMKFFIFAMALYFKRSVSYLLAKGGWLMLLSIIVAAIGILLVTIDGPHEKHMEELSHYWRFGLWWVALGVASSIGLGSGLHTFVLYLGPHIALFTLKAMQCGRVDLKSAVYDTIQLKRGPSWLDKDCHEFGDPVFPSANGLRIPLSSILPQVQIEAILWGVGTALGELPPYFISRAASLSGSKVDAMEELNTSSSEDSGFIASHLNAIKRWLLSHSQHLNFITILVLASVPNPLFDLAGIMCGQFGISFWKFFLATLIGKAIIKTHIQTVFIISVCNNQLLDWIENECIWVLSFVPGLASVLPNVTAKLRTIKEKYMAPALPLPSNNKVKKWDLSFAAMWNTIVWLMLLNFFFKIVNATAQRYLKKQQEKQIAELTNNVSSSTHSD